The Gordonia sp. KTR9 genome contains a region encoding:
- a CDS encoding DUF3072 domain-containing protein, with the protein MSTSNNRSTNDTENEVLGAGAGNSTEKDPDDWVTGDEPMTGAQRSYLDTLAREAGETISADLTKAEASEEIDRLQKKSGRG; encoded by the coding sequence ATGAGCACATCGAACAATCGTTCGACGAACGACACCGAGAACGAGGTCCTCGGCGCAGGCGCCGGAAACTCCACCGAGAAGGATCCCGACGACTGGGTGACCGGTGACGAGCCGATGACCGGGGCGCAGCGCAGCTACCTCGACACCCTCGCGCGGGAGGCCGGTGAGACGATCTCGGCCGACCTCACCAAGGCGGAGGCCTCCGAAGAGATCGACCGATTGCAGAAGAAGAGCGGGCGCGGCTGA
- the dapC gene encoding succinyldiaminopimelate transaminase has translation MSSSVSRAAAPLRVSSTRVSGRLPDFPWDTIAGAKATAQAHADGIVDLSVGTPVDPVPALIRDALADSSTFPGYPTTTGTRELREAAAESLIRRHGVTSLDETGILPVIGTKEAIAGLASTFGLGAGDDVVIPEVAYPTYEVSALLAGARPVRADSTVALGPMNPALMFINSPSNPTGRILGLDHLRKVVGWARERGTVVVSDECYLGLSWEGEPLSILDPRVCDGDHTGLLAVHSLSKISNLASYRAGFFAGDPELIGELLAVRKHAGLIVPFPIQGAMTAALRDDAHVDEQRERYAARRRLLKGAVEAAGFRVDHSEAGLYLWATRDEPCRETVDWLAARGILCAPGDFYGPAGERHVRMALTATDERIGAAVARLAG, from the coding sequence ATGAGCAGCTCCGTCTCCCGTGCGGCCGCACCGTTGCGTGTCTCCTCCACTCGTGTGAGCGGACGCCTGCCGGACTTTCCCTGGGACACGATCGCCGGCGCGAAGGCGACAGCCCAGGCTCACGCCGACGGCATCGTCGACCTCTCGGTCGGCACACCCGTCGACCCGGTGCCCGCCCTCATCCGCGACGCACTCGCCGACAGTTCGACGTTCCCCGGATATCCGACGACGACCGGAACGCGCGAGTTACGCGAAGCGGCCGCGGAATCGTTGATCCGACGGCACGGCGTCACGTCGCTCGACGAGACGGGCATCCTCCCGGTGATCGGGACGAAGGAGGCCATCGCCGGGCTCGCATCGACCTTCGGGCTCGGTGCCGGCGACGACGTGGTCATCCCCGAGGTCGCGTATCCGACGTATGAGGTGAGCGCCCTGCTCGCGGGTGCCCGGCCGGTGCGCGCGGATTCGACCGTCGCCCTGGGACCGATGAACCCGGCCCTGATGTTCATCAACTCGCCGTCGAATCCGACCGGCAGGATTCTCGGCCTCGACCATCTCCGCAAGGTCGTGGGGTGGGCACGCGAGCGTGGAACCGTCGTCGTCTCCGACGAGTGCTATCTCGGCTTGAGCTGGGAGGGCGAGCCGCTGTCGATCCTCGACCCCAGGGTCTGCGACGGCGACCACACCGGGCTGCTCGCGGTTCACTCGCTGTCGAAGATCTCGAACCTGGCGTCGTATCGCGCGGGCTTCTTCGCCGGCGACCCCGAGCTCATCGGTGAACTCCTCGCGGTCCGCAAGCATGCCGGACTCATCGTGCCGTTCCCGATCCAGGGGGCGATGACCGCCGCGCTGCGGGACGATGCCCATGTCGACGAGCAGCGCGAACGCTATGCCGCGCGCCGTCGTCTGCTGAAGGGTGCGGTCGAGGCCGCGGGCTTCCGGGTCGACCACTCAGAGGCGGGCCTGTATCTCTGGGCCACCCGGGATGAACCGTGCCGGGAGACCGTCGACTGGCTCGCCGCGCGTGGAATCCTCTGTGCCCCCGGCGATTTCTACGGGCCGGCAGGCGAACGCCATGTGCGCATGGCGCTCACCGCCACCGACGAACGCATCGGTGCGGCGGTCGCTCGTCTGGCCGGCTGA
- the fdxA gene encoding ferredoxin → MVTYIIAEPCVDVLDKACVEECPVDCIYEGGRMLYIQPDECVDCGACEPVCPVEAIFYEDDVPDEWEPYVSANADFFDDLGSPGGASKVGKTDADPAFIKGLPPMNEED, encoded by the coding sequence GTGGTGACCTACATCATCGCGGAGCCTTGCGTCGACGTGTTGGACAAGGCTTGCGTGGAGGAATGCCCCGTCGACTGCATCTACGAGGGTGGACGCATGCTCTACATCCAGCCGGATGAGTGCGTCGACTGTGGTGCGTGCGAGCCGGTGTGCCCGGTCGAGGCGATCTTCTACGAGGATGATGTTCCCGACGAGTGGGAGCCCTACGTCAGCGCGAACGCCGACTTCTTCGACGACCTCGGTTCGCCGGGCGGTGCCAGCAAGGTCGGCAAGACCGATGCCGATCCGGCGTTCATCAAGGGCCTCCCGCCGATGAACGAAGAGGACTGA
- a CDS encoding cysteine dioxygenase has protein sequence MTSTLARTEWASPSSTPSLSPARRARNSSSLRERPVTAAPRALSHLPTRLRPADLLRITDQGVADVLDGRHDALLPEVWDERHRWSTRLHADDDVDVWLISWTPGEATELHDHAGSLGALTVLSGSLREYHWTGDDLAVRILDAGDQAAFPLGWVHDVVRNPVAATPDSSPNEEPVALVTPTLSVHAYSPPLTAMSYYDISEGGHLRRNRTVLTDEPE, from the coding sequence ATGACCTCCACACTCGCCCGCACCGAATGGGCATCTCCGTCCTCGACGCCGTCCCTCTCCCCCGCCCGCCGTGCGCGGAACTCCTCGTCGCTCCGTGAGCGTCCGGTGACCGCGGCTCCGCGCGCCCTCAGCCACCTGCCGACGCGGCTACGGCCCGCCGACCTCCTTCGCATCACCGATCAGGGCGTCGCGGACGTTCTCGACGGCCGGCACGACGCACTCCTTCCGGAGGTGTGGGACGAGCGGCACCGCTGGTCGACACGTCTGCACGCCGACGACGACGTCGACGTGTGGCTGATCAGCTGGACGCCGGGTGAGGCCACCGAACTCCACGACCACGCCGGCTCGCTCGGCGCGCTGACCGTCCTGTCGGGAAGCTTGCGCGAGTACCACTGGACGGGGGACGATCTGGCGGTGCGCATCCTCGACGCCGGCGACCAGGCCGCCTTCCCCCTCGGGTGGGTGCACGACGTCGTGCGAAATCCGGTTGCGGCCACGCCGGACTCGTCGCCGAACGAGGAGCCCGTTGCCCTGGTGACGCCCACGCTCAGCGTGCACGCGTATTCACCGCCGTTGACCGCGATGTCCTATTACGACATCTCCGAGGGCGGACACCTGCGCCGCAACCGGACTGTTCTCACCGACGAACCCGAATGA
- a CDS encoding rhodanese-like domain-containing protein, with product MTGTRPTKTIDDVLTEARARLDRVDAAAVPAELAAGAVLVDIRPAAQRAEEGEASGALVIERNVLEWRCDPQSDARIDQAVDHDVRWIILCSQGYTSSLAAAALQDLGLHRATDVIGGFEALAPVLD from the coding sequence ATGACCGGGACGCGGCCGACCAAGACCATCGACGACGTCCTCACCGAGGCACGGGCCCGTCTGGACCGCGTCGACGCCGCGGCTGTTCCCGCCGAACTCGCCGCCGGTGCCGTGCTCGTCGACATCCGGCCTGCTGCCCAGCGCGCCGAGGAGGGCGAGGCGTCGGGGGCTCTCGTGATCGAACGCAACGTCCTCGAATGGCGTTGCGACCCGCAGAGCGACGCGCGGATCGACCAAGCCGTCGACCACGACGTCCGCTGGATCATCCTGTGCTCACAGGGATACACCTCCAGCCTCGCCGCGGCGGCGCTGCAGGATCTCGGGCTCCATCGAGCGACCGACGTCATCGGCGGGTTCGAGGCCCTCGCACCCGTTCTCGACTGA
- the cofG gene encoding 7,8-didemethyl-8-hydroxy-5-deazariboflavin synthase CofG, with translation MTDQTTIRAALAAARDRAPIGLDEAEALLACSGDDLAELQSIAGAIRDEGLEAAGRPRQITYSRKVFIPLTRLCRDRCHYCTFVTVPGKLARAGEGLYLELDQVVDLARRGAELGCKEALFTLGDRPEDRWPQAGEWLAERGYSSTLDYVRAAAVAVLSETGLLPHLNPGVMSLEELLRLRPVAPSMGMMLETTSRRLFTEKGQAHYGSPDKDPLVRMQVLRDAGAARVPFTTGILVGIGESLTERAESLLAIADVHARGGHIQEVIVQNFRAKPDTAMRSTPDAEMTEFLAAVAVARIVLGPHMRVQAPPNLVSPAECAALIASGVDDWGGVSPLTPDHVNPERPWPHLDALAARTAESDFVLAERITAQPPYVLNGADWIDPALTHHVAALADPVTGLAVDTRPAPRPWPAVA, from the coding sequence ATGACCGACCAGACCACCATTCGTGCGGCGCTGGCCGCCGCCCGCGACCGGGCGCCGATCGGTCTCGACGAGGCCGAGGCGCTCCTGGCCTGTTCGGGAGACGACCTCGCCGAACTCCAGTCCATCGCCGGGGCGATCCGCGACGAAGGACTCGAGGCGGCCGGCAGGCCGCGTCAGATCACCTACTCCCGCAAGGTGTTCATCCCGCTGACCCGGCTGTGCCGCGACCGCTGCCATTACTGCACCTTCGTGACGGTCCCCGGGAAGCTCGCACGCGCGGGGGAGGGCCTCTACCTGGAACTCGACCAGGTCGTCGACCTTGCGCGACGAGGTGCCGAACTCGGTTGCAAGGAAGCTCTTTTCACCCTCGGTGACCGGCCCGAGGACCGGTGGCCGCAGGCCGGCGAATGGCTGGCCGAACGCGGTTACTCCTCGACGCTGGACTATGTGCGTGCCGCGGCGGTCGCGGTGCTGTCGGAGACGGGACTGCTGCCGCACCTCAATCCCGGGGTGATGAGCCTCGAGGAACTGCTCCGGCTGCGGCCGGTCGCGCCGTCGATGGGCATGATGCTGGAGACGACGTCACGCCGCCTGTTCACCGAGAAAGGCCAGGCGCACTACGGAAGTCCCGACAAGGACCCCCTGGTCCGCATGCAGGTGTTGCGCGACGCGGGCGCCGCACGCGTTCCGTTCACCACCGGCATCCTGGTCGGGATCGGCGAATCCCTCACCGAGCGAGCCGAATCGCTGCTGGCGATCGCCGATGTGCACGCCCGGGGCGGGCACATCCAGGAGGTGATCGTGCAGAACTTCCGCGCGAAGCCGGACACCGCCATGCGCTCGACCCCCGATGCCGAGATGACCGAGTTCCTCGCCGCCGTCGCGGTCGCCCGGATCGTCCTCGGTCCGCACATGCGGGTCCAGGCGCCGCCGAATCTGGTGTCGCCCGCCGAATGCGCGGCACTGATCGCGTCGGGCGTCGACGACTGGGGTGGGGTGTCGCCGTTGACGCCCGATCATGTCAATCCGGAGCGCCCGTGGCCCCACCTCGACGCCCTGGCCGCACGCACCGCGGAGTCCGATTTCGTTCTCGCCGAACGCATCACCGCGCAGCCGCCCTATGTCCTGAACGGTGCCGACTGGATCGACCCGGCTCTGACCCATCACGTCGCCGCACTCGCGGACCCGGTGACCGGGCTCGCCGTCGACACCCGACCGGCACCCCGTCCCTGGCCCGCGGTCGCCTGA
- a CDS encoding flavin-containing monooxygenase — translation MDDVDVVIIGAGFAGLGMATQLARRGRESFVVLERADGVGGTWRDNTYPGIACDIPAHLYSFSFRPPADWSTRFPRGAEIRGYLEQIVVDERLADHIELNRELREAVWVERAAHWVITAAAPDGRSATFCARTLVLAVGRLSEARIPDIDGLDTFPGQVVHTAGWHDEVAVAGKRVGVVGTGASAVQLVPHLADVAEELVVFCRTAPYVVPRADRSYTDDERAAMLDPVVASEVRDRLLAEADVAFRQRLGLHPDIDEIRARARDHLHGQVADADLREQLTPDYEIGCKRILLSDDFYPALQRSNVVFEPSALASVTESKATAHSGHTYDLDVLVMATGFESARPPAASRITGRAGRRLSEHWSAGMTSYASTVVSGFPNMFVLDGPNAALGHNSAIYMIETQLDYVVGALEYMADNEVATLAVSPAAEDAYTREIDARSESTVWLTGCDSWYVDPDSGRLTLLWPGTAASFRERNGTFDPQPYEPDPGDIRTGTPEEGEE, via the coding sequence ATGGACGACGTCGATGTCGTCATCATCGGCGCGGGCTTCGCCGGCCTCGGGATGGCAACGCAACTCGCGCGTCGCGGGCGGGAATCGTTCGTCGTGCTCGAACGGGCCGACGGAGTGGGGGGCACGTGGCGCGACAACACCTATCCCGGTATCGCCTGCGACATCCCGGCACATCTGTACTCGTTCTCGTTCCGGCCACCCGCGGACTGGTCGACGCGGTTCCCGCGCGGTGCCGAGATCCGCGGCTACCTCGAGCAGATCGTCGTCGACGAACGGCTGGCCGATCACATCGAACTCAATCGTGAACTGCGCGAAGCTGTCTGGGTTGAGCGGGCCGCGCACTGGGTGATCACCGCGGCAGCGCCGGACGGAAGGTCCGCCACGTTCTGTGCGCGCACGCTGGTCCTGGCCGTGGGGCGGCTGTCGGAGGCGCGCATCCCCGACATCGACGGACTCGACACCTTCCCGGGGCAGGTCGTCCACACGGCCGGCTGGCACGACGAGGTCGCCGTGGCGGGGAAGCGGGTCGGGGTCGTCGGGACCGGCGCGTCGGCGGTCCAGCTGGTCCCGCACCTCGCCGACGTCGCCGAGGAGCTCGTCGTCTTCTGCCGCACCGCACCGTATGTCGTGCCTCGGGCGGACCGGAGCTACACCGACGACGAGCGCGCCGCGATGCTCGATCCCGTCGTCGCCTCCGAAGTGCGCGACCGACTCCTCGCCGAGGCCGACGTGGCATTCCGGCAGCGGCTCGGGCTGCATCCCGACATCGACGAGATCCGGGCGCGGGCCCGTGACCACCTGCACGGGCAGGTGGCCGACGCCGACCTCCGTGAGCAGCTGACCCCGGACTACGAGATCGGTTGCAAGCGAATACTTCTCAGCGACGACTTCTACCCGGCGCTGCAGCGGTCCAACGTGGTGTTCGAGCCGAGCGCACTGGCGTCGGTCACCGAGTCCAAGGCCACTGCGCACAGCGGTCACACCTACGACCTCGACGTGCTGGTGATGGCAACCGGTTTCGAGTCCGCGCGGCCTCCCGCGGCGTCGCGCATCACGGGACGGGCCGGCCGGCGGTTGTCGGAGCACTGGTCCGCGGGTATGACCTCCTACGCCTCGACCGTCGTCAGCGGATTTCCCAACATGTTCGTCCTCGACGGGCCGAACGCCGCACTCGGACACAACTCGGCGATCTACATGATCGAGACGCAACTCGACTACGTCGTGGGTGCGTTGGAGTACATGGCCGACAACGAAGTCGCGACCCTGGCGGTCTCGCCTGCGGCGGAGGACGCGTACACGCGCGAGATCGACGCGCGCAGCGAGTCGACGGTGTGGCTGACCGGTTGTGACAGTTGGTATGTCGACCCCGACAGTGGTCGCCTGACCCTGCTCTGGCCGGGCACCGCGGCCTCGTTCCGGGAACGCAACGGCACCTTCGACCCCCAGCCGTATGAACCAGATCCCGGCGACATCCGCACCGGAACACCCGAGGAGGGGGAGGAATGA
- a CDS encoding FO synthase, whose protein sequence is MLLRAWAEDILAPNERVTAALSRVRDDPTLGADALDDDGWVALLGACGAHLDELCDLADSVRRHVTDPDALTFVVNRNFDTGVVSRLGPDDPGLDELVAEAVGLGATEICMQGPLPAELPADGYVRLVEEITGTADGLHLHAYRAPEIVDGAERAGVSVAEHLERLRSAGLGSVPGTAAQILDDTVRATLSPSGSAPPVGSWVDVIETAHRVGLFSTATMLYGHVETPAHQIAHLRLLLEIQRRTGGFSELILMPLLPENVPPHLAGSASRTASERETRALHAVARLMSAGLLDHLQVAWTKLPAATVDLVLRGGADDLGGLLLDGALMPAAGPEAGRVLDAAAVVDIAARAGRTPRQRTTRYEEPGSDRQLPLPQVSA, encoded by the coding sequence ATGCTTCTGCGCGCGTGGGCCGAAGACATCCTGGCCCCGAACGAGCGCGTCACGGCCGCATTGAGCCGTGTTCGTGACGACCCGACACTCGGGGCCGACGCCCTCGACGATGACGGCTGGGTCGCGCTGCTCGGCGCTTGCGGCGCGCACCTCGACGAACTGTGCGATCTCGCCGACTCCGTGCGCCGTCACGTCACCGACCCGGATGCGCTGACCTTCGTGGTCAACCGCAACTTCGACACCGGCGTCGTCAGTCGTCTCGGGCCCGACGACCCGGGGTTGGACGAGCTGGTGGCCGAGGCGGTCGGGCTCGGCGCGACCGAGATCTGCATGCAGGGTCCACTGCCCGCCGAGTTGCCGGCCGACGGGTACGTCCGGCTCGTCGAGGAGATCACCGGTACCGCCGACGGGTTGCACCTGCACGCCTACCGGGCCCCGGAGATCGTCGACGGCGCCGAGCGTGCCGGGGTGTCCGTCGCCGAACATCTCGAGCGGTTGCGGTCGGCGGGCCTGGGATCGGTGCCGGGGACCGCCGCCCAGATCCTCGACGACACCGTCCGGGCGACGCTGTCACCCTCCGGCTCGGCCCCACCGGTCGGCAGCTGGGTCGACGTCATCGAGACAGCCCATCGCGTGGGCCTCTTCTCCACCGCGACGATGCTCTACGGACACGTGGAGACGCCCGCGCACCAGATCGCACATCTGCGCCTGCTTCTCGAGATACAGCGTCGCACGGGCGGTTTCAGCGAGCTGATCCTGATGCCGCTGCTGCCCGAGAACGTTCCTCCCCACCTCGCCGGCTCCGCCTCGCGGACGGCGTCGGAACGGGAGACCCGCGCGTTGCATGCCGTCGCCCGGCTCATGTCCGCGGGCCTCCTCGACCATCTCCAGGTGGCCTGGACGAAACTCCCGGCCGCCACCGTCGATCTGGTGTTGCGCGGCGGGGCGGACGATCTGGGTGGTCTGCTGCTCGACGGCGCGCTGATGCCGGCCGCCGGCCCGGAAGCGGGTCGCGTGCTCGACGCCGCCGCCGTCGTCGACATCGCGGCGCGCGCCGGACGCACACCGCGTCAGCGCACCACCCGCTACGAGGAGCCCGGATCCGATCGGCAACTCCCGCTGCCCCAGGTGTCCGCGTGA
- the mshB gene encoding N-acetyl-1-D-myo-inositol-2-amino-2-deoxy-alpha-D-glucopyranoside deacetylase codes for MTGTSDGRRLLLVHAHPDDETIMTGGTIARYLAEGVDVRVLTFTLGEEGEVIGDEWAQLVADGGADQLGGFRVLELTRALAELTPDGRAPLRPRFLGGAGRWRDSGMAGAPSANHPRALVRAPFDEPVRALVDVLTEFAPQVVVSYDASGTYGHPDHKLVHEVTAAAVARARELGRGPVKVYESVTERSALESGLARAVTVPDDWRMPRAGELPSYPDADITTEIDISAYLDRKVAALAAHATQVTVAASGTEYALSNNILQPIASAEHYILTEPERHESLDAPDDPGARESDLFAGID; via the coding sequence GTGACCGGTACCTCGGACGGTCGCCGATTGCTGCTCGTCCACGCGCATCCCGACGACGAGACGATCATGACCGGCGGCACCATCGCCCGGTATCTCGCGGAGGGCGTCGACGTGCGGGTCCTGACCTTCACGCTGGGCGAGGAGGGCGAGGTGATCGGTGACGAGTGGGCCCAACTGGTCGCCGACGGAGGTGCCGACCAACTCGGTGGTTTCCGGGTCCTCGAACTGACACGGGCCCTGGCCGAGCTCACTCCCGACGGCCGGGCCCCGCTGCGGCCGCGATTCCTCGGCGGCGCCGGACGCTGGCGGGATTCCGGAATGGCCGGCGCGCCGTCCGCGAACCACCCGCGCGCACTCGTGCGGGCACCGTTCGACGAACCGGTCCGCGCACTGGTCGATGTGCTCACCGAGTTCGCACCCCAGGTGGTCGTCAGCTACGACGCCTCGGGGACGTACGGACATCCCGACCACAAGCTCGTGCACGAGGTCACCGCGGCCGCGGTCGCCCGCGCCCGCGAATTGGGCCGGGGCCCCGTGAAGGTCTATGAGTCGGTGACCGAACGCAGCGCCCTCGAGTCCGGTCTGGCCCGGGCCGTCACGGTGCCCGACGACTGGCGGATGCCCCGTGCGGGGGAGTTGCCGAGCTACCCCGATGCCGACATCACCACCGAGATCGACATCAGTGCGTACCTCGACCGCAAGGTTGCCGCCCTGGCCGCCCATGCCACCCAGGTGACCGTCGCCGCGTCGGGTACCGAATACGCGCTGTCGAACAACATCCTGCAGCCGATCGCGAGCGCGGAGCACTACATCCTCACCGAACCGGAACGCCACGAGTCGCTCGATGCCCCGGACGACCCGGGCGCACGTGAGTCGGACCTGTTCGCCGGGATCGACTGA
- a CDS encoding ABC transporter family substrate-binding protein — MGVSEVNRARPRPGREAANRVRGRILGVLSCGVALLVVLTACMSDPPPPVRDTGPPPTPTEYPVEKTIYIATDSVGSGFNPHIAADQNPVTTAVAAMTLPSAFAPVQTPRGTVWELQRSFVTSAEVTSRAPFTVTYRIHTDAQWSDGLPVTGDDFNFLWQQMSRQPNVVAPAGYRLIDSVQSSEGGKVVEVRFERPYPAWRELFTGLLPSHVLKGAPAGFQTGMDTGKPVSAGPYAIVGIDKTRDEVRLARNDRYWVTPPRLDQIVLRRAGTEAQMLDSVRSGDSAVVALGASPATDAELTALPGLETARSLTARSLGVSVNARTDAMSSVEVRRAILGLIDPRLTTFAGAGDWVVEPYANTVFAPSDPGYSPVDRPRAGPAEIDALLAGAGYRRAAPEPVGSASPVPAPSSESPSSESQSSSPSPSPSGSSPVPGSGEAPIEGLAEVPELPEGILAFQRDGQDLIVRVGAVAGDPRTTSAASSIVDQLRGAGVRAQVVTLPNSELYGSALTNKRVDLVVGWSGLGVPPAASLASQVDCNQPKPGTEPSPATPPTPTSIAPSGGDPGDSYASNISGLCDPRLIELARTALSEDDPVPTLNEAEPLLAAQAVYLPLYQDSMVVGTTSAVRDVPLTGPIQVSIFGTAVDWELS, encoded by the coding sequence ATGGGGGTATCCGAGGTGAATCGCGCGAGACCACGTCCTGGCCGCGAGGCCGCGAACCGGGTCCGTGGCCGGATCCTCGGTGTGCTCTCGTGCGGTGTCGCGCTGCTCGTCGTGCTGACGGCGTGCATGTCCGATCCGCCGCCCCCGGTCCGCGACACGGGGCCACCGCCCACCCCGACCGAGTACCCGGTGGAGAAGACGATCTACATCGCCACCGACTCGGTCGGCTCGGGGTTCAATCCGCACATCGCCGCGGACCAGAACCCGGTGACCACGGCGGTCGCGGCGATGACGCTGCCCAGTGCCTTCGCCCCGGTCCAGACACCGCGCGGGACGGTGTGGGAGCTCCAGCGTTCGTTCGTGACCTCCGCGGAGGTGACGTCGCGCGCGCCGTTCACGGTCACCTACCGCATCCACACCGACGCCCAATGGTCCGACGGCCTCCCGGTGACCGGTGACGACTTCAACTTCTTGTGGCAGCAGATGTCCCGGCAACCCAATGTCGTGGCTCCGGCCGGTTACCGACTCATCGATTCGGTGCAGTCCAGCGAGGGCGGCAAGGTCGTCGAGGTGCGGTTCGAGCGGCCGTATCCGGCCTGGCGAGAGCTCTTCACCGGGCTGCTGCCGAGCCACGTGCTGAAGGGTGCGCCCGCGGGTTTCCAGACCGGGATGGACACCGGCAAGCCGGTGTCGGCCGGTCCCTACGCGATCGTGGGCATCGACAAGACCCGGGACGAGGTCCGGCTCGCCCGCAACGATCGCTACTGGGTGACACCGCCGCGGCTGGATCAGATCGTGCTGCGTCGCGCGGGCACCGAGGCCCAGATGCTCGACTCCGTGCGCTCCGGCGATTCGGCCGTCGTGGCCCTGGGTGCCTCGCCGGCCACCGACGCCGAACTGACCGCCCTGCCCGGTCTGGAGACCGCGCGCAGCCTGACAGCGCGATCGCTGGGCGTCAGCGTGAACGCCCGGACCGACGCGATGAGCTCGGTCGAGGTCCGGCGCGCGATCCTCGGGCTGATAGACCCGCGGCTGACGACCTTCGCCGGTGCCGGGGACTGGGTCGTCGAGCCGTACGCCAACACGGTCTTCGCGCCGTCGGACCCCGGTTATTCGCCGGTGGACCGACCGCGTGCCGGACCGGCCGAGATCGACGCATTGCTGGCCGGCGCCGGTTATCGTCGCGCCGCGCCGGAACCGGTCGGTTCCGCGTCCCCGGTGCCCGCGCCGTCGTCCGAGTCGCCGTCGTCCGAGTCGCAGTCCTCGTCCCCCTCCCCGTCCCCGTCCGGTTCATCCCCGGTCCCGGGTTCGGGCGAGGCCCCGATCGAAGGGCTGGCCGAGGTGCCGGAGCTGCCCGAGGGCATCCTGGCGTTCCAGCGAGACGGTCAGGACCTCATCGTGCGTGTCGGCGCGGTCGCCGGCGATCCACGGACCACGTCGGCCGCGTCGAGCATCGTCGACCAGCTCCGCGGCGCGGGGGTGCGCGCGCAGGTCGTCACACTCCCCAACAGTGAGCTGTACGGTTCGGCCCTCACCAACAAGCGCGTCGACCTGGTGGTCGGGTGGTCGGGGCTCGGCGTGCCGCCGGCGGCATCGCTCGCCTCGCAGGTCGACTGCAACCAGCCCAAACCCGGCACCGAACCGTCGCCCGCGACGCCGCCGACCCCCACCAGCATCGCGCCGAGCGGCGGCGATCCCGGGGACAGCTACGCCAGCAACATCTCCGGACTGTGCGACCCCCGTCTGATCGAGCTCGCACGGACCGCGCTCTCCGAGGACGACCCGGTGCCGACGCTGAACGAGGCCGAACCGCTGCTGGCCGCCCAGGCCGTCTATCTGCCGCTGTACCAGGACTCGATGGTCGTCGGAACCACGTCCGCCGTGCGCGACGTCCCGCTCACCGGACCCATCCAGGTCTCGATCTTCGGGACCGCGGTGGACTGGGAGCTGTCGTGA